A region of Insulibacter thermoxylanivorax DNA encodes the following proteins:
- a CDS encoding copper amine oxidase N-terminal domain-containing protein, with the protein MVVRKKLGRAVLSAVIAGSVCSGVPALAAENASAASVQQAQFEEVNVTIDGVLQHFPQSAILYKGSTMVPMRGVFEALGAELYWSGRFQTVKAIKGLTVVRLSVGDSKVSINGRSPRGAWKKYGGGRFRVPA; encoded by the coding sequence ATGGTAGTTCGAAAGAAGTTAGGCAGAGCAGTTCTCAGCGCAGTGATCGCGGGAAGCGTATGTTCAGGAGTACCCGCTCTCGCAGCGGAAAATGCTTCGGCAGCATCCGTCCAACAAGCCCAATTCGAAGAAGTCAATGTCACGATTGACGGCGTCCTCCAACACTTCCCCCAATCCGCGATCCTCTACAAGGGAAGCACGATGGTTCCCATGCGCGGGGTATTCGAGGCATTGGGCGCGGAACTCTATTGGTCCGGTAGGTTCCAAACGGTAAAGGCGATAAAAGGTTTAACCGTCGTTCGACTTTCGGTAGGCGACTCCAAGGTTTCAATCAACGGCCGATCTCCGCGCGGCGCTTGGAAGAAGTATGGCGGTGGCCGCTTTCGAGTACCAGCTTGA